Proteins found in one Oncorhynchus mykiss isolate Arlee chromosome 17, USDA_OmykA_1.1, whole genome shotgun sequence genomic segment:
- the mon1a gene encoding protein SAND isoform X1: MAVYVHNKGIPWEVQQNGTLAPVDRLRNERSESPTPGLVVGTEPGAGQESAMFVHAQSFEDLTADSEPTTEPEPEGETVLEESAEEEALCLGAEQVTQEEQQPEVEEERPENRSKEEDVCSEVWRSHRKHVFVLSEAGKPIYTRYGTEEALSSTMGVMMALVSVVEADKNIIRSIHADGYKVVFLRKTPLVLVGVSRTCQSDRELTRELQYIYYQIVSLLTLTQLNHIFQHKQNYDLRRLLAGSEHLTDNLLRLLDRDPGLLLSAVTCLPLASSTRDLVSSSLQAAKAKSLVFSILLAGDRLVTLVRKKDQYLHHMDLHLLFNLVGSSSSFREGEGWTPICLPKFNTAGFFHAHISYLEPASDLCLILVSTDREDFFNLSDCKRRFLERLSRRTAYQSLKEALKCPSYSVTQVSIPELRHFLYKSKSSGLYTSPELPLPYQSLEDQERLMGLYQYLHSRLHQPTRPLRSIYRCGETENLLAWVTSGFELYLCFSPLGTKAMAVAAVNKLLKWIRREEDRLFILSPLTY; the protein is encoded by the exons ATGGCTGTATATGTCCACAACAAGGGTATACCGTGGGAGGTCCAGCAGAATGGCACCCTGGCACCAGTGGACCGTCTCCGCAACGAGAGGTCTGAAAGCCCCACTCCAGGCCTGGTGGTGGGCACAGAACCAG GTGCTGGCCAGGAGAGTGCCATGTTTGTTCATGCACAGTCCTTTGAGGACCTGACTGCTGACAGTGAGCCGACTACTGAGCCAGAACCTGAAGGAGAGACTGTGCTTGAAGAGTCAGCAGAGGAGGAGGCTCTATGTCTGGGGGCTGAGCAGGTGACCCAGGAGGAACAGCAGCCGGAGGTAGAGGAGGAGCGCCCAGAGAACAGGAGTAAGGAAGAGGATGTGTGCAGTGAGGTCTGGCGTAGCCACAGGAAGCATGTGTTTGTACTGAGCGAGGCAGGCAAGCCCATCTACACCCGCTACGGCACAGAGGAAGCCCTCTCCAGCACCATGGGGGTCATGATGGCACTGGTCTCTGTCGTGGAGGCAGATAAGAATATCATCCGCTCCATTCACGCAG ATGGTTACAAAGTGGTGTTCCTTCGCAAAACTCCTCTGGTCCTGGTGGGTGTATCCCGGACCTGTCAGTCAGACAGAGAGCTGACGCGTGAGTTGCAATACATCTACTACCAGATTGTCAGCCTGCTCACCCTCACCCAGCTCAACCACATCTTCCAGCATAAGCAGAACTACGACCTGCGCCGCCTACTGGCAGGCTCCGAGCACCTCACTGACAACCTGCTGCGTCTGCTGGACCGCGACCCGGGCCTGCTCCTCAGTGCTGTCACCTGCCTCCCCCTGGCCAGCTCCACCCGCGACCTGGTCTCATCCAGCCTTCAGGCCGCCAAGGCCAAGAGCTTGGTCTTCTCCATCCTCTTGGCTGGGGACCGTCTGGTCACCCTGGTGCGCAAGAAGGACCAGTACCTGCACCACATGGACCTGCACCTGCTCTTCAACCTGGTGGGCTCCTCGTCATCTTTCCGCGAGGGCGAAGGCTGGACGCCCATCTGCCTCCCTAAATTCAACACTGCTGGCTTCTTCCATGCCCACATCTCCTACCTGGAGCCTGCCTCTGACCTCTGCCTCATCCTGGTGTCCACCGACCGGGAagacttctttaacctgtctgatTGCAAGCGCCGCTTCCTGGAGCGGCTGAGCCGACGCACTGCCTACCAGTCCCTGAAGGAGGCACTGAAGTGCCCCAGCTACTCTGTCACCCAAGTCAGCATCCCAGAACTCAGGCACTTTCTGTACAAGTCTAAGAGCTCAGGGCTCTACACTAG CCCTGAGCTGCCCTTGCCATACCAATCTTTAGAGGACCAGGAGAGGCTGATGGGATTGTACCAGTACCTCCACAGCCGCTTGCACCAACCGACACGTCCCCTGCGCTCCATCTACCGCTGTGGAGAGACTGAGAACTTGCTGGCCTGG GTGACCAGTGGCTTTGAGCTCTACCTCTGTTTCAGTCCTCTTGGGACCAAGGCCATGGCCGTGGCTGCTGTTAATAAGCTGCTGAAGTGGATCAGGAGGGAGGAGGACCGCCTCTTCATCCTTAGTCCCCTGACATACTGA
- the mon1a gene encoding protein SAND isoform X2, giving the protein MFVHAQSFEDLTADSEPTTEPEPEGETVLEESAEEEALCLGAEQVTQEEQQPEVEEERPENRSKEEDVCSEVWRSHRKHVFVLSEAGKPIYTRYGTEEALSSTMGVMMALVSVVEADKNIIRSIHADGYKVVFLRKTPLVLVGVSRTCQSDRELTRELQYIYYQIVSLLTLTQLNHIFQHKQNYDLRRLLAGSEHLTDNLLRLLDRDPGLLLSAVTCLPLASSTRDLVSSSLQAAKAKSLVFSILLAGDRLVTLVRKKDQYLHHMDLHLLFNLVGSSSSFREGEGWTPICLPKFNTAGFFHAHISYLEPASDLCLILVSTDREDFFNLSDCKRRFLERLSRRTAYQSLKEALKCPSYSVTQVSIPELRHFLYKSKSSGLYTSPELPLPYQSLEDQERLMGLYQYLHSRLHQPTRPLRSIYRCGETENLLAWVTSGFELYLCFSPLGTKAMAVAAVNKLLKWIRREEDRLFILSPLTY; this is encoded by the exons ATGTTTGTTCATGCACAGTCCTTTGAGGACCTGACTGCTGACAGTGAGCCGACTACTGAGCCAGAACCTGAAGGAGAGACTGTGCTTGAAGAGTCAGCAGAGGAGGAGGCTCTATGTCTGGGGGCTGAGCAGGTGACCCAGGAGGAACAGCAGCCGGAGGTAGAGGAGGAGCGCCCAGAGAACAGGAGTAAGGAAGAGGATGTGTGCAGTGAGGTCTGGCGTAGCCACAGGAAGCATGTGTTTGTACTGAGCGAGGCAGGCAAGCCCATCTACACCCGCTACGGCACAGAGGAAGCCCTCTCCAGCACCATGGGGGTCATGATGGCACTGGTCTCTGTCGTGGAGGCAGATAAGAATATCATCCGCTCCATTCACGCAG ATGGTTACAAAGTGGTGTTCCTTCGCAAAACTCCTCTGGTCCTGGTGGGTGTATCCCGGACCTGTCAGTCAGACAGAGAGCTGACGCGTGAGTTGCAATACATCTACTACCAGATTGTCAGCCTGCTCACCCTCACCCAGCTCAACCACATCTTCCAGCATAAGCAGAACTACGACCTGCGCCGCCTACTGGCAGGCTCCGAGCACCTCACTGACAACCTGCTGCGTCTGCTGGACCGCGACCCGGGCCTGCTCCTCAGTGCTGTCACCTGCCTCCCCCTGGCCAGCTCCACCCGCGACCTGGTCTCATCCAGCCTTCAGGCCGCCAAGGCCAAGAGCTTGGTCTTCTCCATCCTCTTGGCTGGGGACCGTCTGGTCACCCTGGTGCGCAAGAAGGACCAGTACCTGCACCACATGGACCTGCACCTGCTCTTCAACCTGGTGGGCTCCTCGTCATCTTTCCGCGAGGGCGAAGGCTGGACGCCCATCTGCCTCCCTAAATTCAACACTGCTGGCTTCTTCCATGCCCACATCTCCTACCTGGAGCCTGCCTCTGACCTCTGCCTCATCCTGGTGTCCACCGACCGGGAagacttctttaacctgtctgatTGCAAGCGCCGCTTCCTGGAGCGGCTGAGCCGACGCACTGCCTACCAGTCCCTGAAGGAGGCACTGAAGTGCCCCAGCTACTCTGTCACCCAAGTCAGCATCCCAGAACTCAGGCACTTTCTGTACAAGTCTAAGAGCTCAGGGCTCTACACTAG CCCTGAGCTGCCCTTGCCATACCAATCTTTAGAGGACCAGGAGAGGCTGATGGGATTGTACCAGTACCTCCACAGCCGCTTGCACCAACCGACACGTCCCCTGCGCTCCATCTACCGCTGTGGAGAGACTGAGAACTTGCTGGCCTGG GTGACCAGTGGCTTTGAGCTCTACCTCTGTTTCAGTCCTCTTGGGACCAAGGCCATGGCCGTGGCTGCTGTTAATAAGCTGCTGAAGTGGATCAGGAGGGAGGAGGACCGCCTCTTCATCCTTAGTCCCCTGACATACTGA